From Deinococcus misasensis DSM 22328, one genomic window encodes:
- the araA gene encoding L-arabinose isomerase, with translation MPNTLTSPQLWFVTGSQHLYGPEALKQVDLNSRELVAELDNSDKIQLPVVFKGVLTTPEEIRAFCISANSSPECAGVVLWMHTFSPSKMWIGGLSQLQKPFCHLHTQFNRDLPWDTIDMDFMNLNQAAHGDREAGFMHTRMRLERKVVVGHYSDPEVQERLGVWARAAHAWFDLQGAKFCRFGDNMRFVAVTEGDKVAAEMRFGFSVNTYGVGDLVQVVDAVSDSDIDALVAEYETLYDVAPELQKGGERHESLRYSARLELGMEKFLKDGGFKGFTTTFEDLHGLKQLPGMAVQRLMAKGYGFAGEGDWKTAVLLRALKTMSGNVSTSFMEDYTYHLEPGKHQVLGSHMLEVCPSIAENKPKVEIHPLGIGGKEDPVRLVFDSQKGEAINVSLVDLGSRFRLIVNAVTAVEHPELPKLPVARAVWECKPDFKTACAAWIYAGGAHHTVYSYTLTAEHIEDFAAIAGVELVVIDEDTRLRDLKRELKFSDLYYALGQGLRV, from the coding sequence ATGCCAAACACCCTCACCTCTCCTCAACTCTGGTTCGTCACTGGCTCACAACACCTTTATGGCCCTGAAGCCCTCAAGCAGGTGGACCTCAACTCCCGAGAACTGGTTGCTGAACTCGACAACAGCGACAAAATCCAGTTGCCTGTGGTGTTCAAAGGGGTGCTGACCACGCCAGAGGAGATCCGGGCTTTTTGCATCTCTGCCAATTCCTCTCCCGAGTGTGCGGGTGTGGTGCTGTGGATGCACACGTTTTCCCCATCCAAAATGTGGATTGGTGGACTCTCTCAACTGCAAAAACCCTTCTGTCACCTGCACACGCAGTTCAACAGGGACCTGCCGTGGGACACCATTGACATGGATTTCATGAACCTGAATCAGGCTGCGCACGGAGACCGTGAAGCCGGATTCATGCACACCAGAATGCGTCTGGAACGCAAAGTGGTGGTGGGGCATTACAGTGACCCGGAGGTCCAAGAGCGTCTGGGGGTGTGGGCTCGGGCTGCCCATGCGTGGTTTGACCTGCAAGGTGCGAAATTCTGCCGTTTCGGGGACAACATGCGCTTTGTGGCCGTCACCGAAGGGGACAAGGTGGCTGCGGAGATGCGCTTTGGCTTCTCGGTGAACACCTATGGGGTGGGGGATCTGGTGCAGGTGGTGGACGCGGTTTCAGACAGCGACATTGACGCTCTGGTGGCAGAATACGAAACCCTTTATGATGTGGCCCCAGAGCTGCAAAAAGGCGGGGAACGCCATGAATCCCTGCGTTACTCAGCCCGTCTGGAACTCGGGATGGAGAAGTTCCTCAAAGATGGAGGCTTCAAGGGCTTCACGACCACGTTTGAGGACCTGCATGGCCTGAAACAACTCCCTGGCATGGCGGTCCAGAGGTTGATGGCGAAAGGGTACGGCTTTGCAGGTGAGGGAGACTGGAAAACCGCAGTGCTGCTCCGTGCACTCAAAACCATGTCTGGCAATGTGTCCACCAGTTTCATGGAGGATTACACCTACCACCTTGAACCGGGCAAGCATCAGGTGCTGGGTTCCCACATGCTGGAGGTGTGCCCGAGCATCGCTGAAAACAAACCCAAGGTGGAAATTCACCCTCTGGGCATCGGTGGGAAAGAAGACCCGGTGCGTCTGGTGTTCGACTCCCAGAAGGGTGAGGCGATCAACGTGTCTCTGGTGGACCTCGGGAGCCGTTTCCGTCTGATCGTGAACGCGGTGACGGCAGTGGAACACCCCGAGCTTCCGAAGCTTCCGGTGGCCCGGGCGGTGTGGGAATGCAAGCCGGACTTCAAGACCGCCTGTGCTGCTTGGATTTACGCAGGTGGGGCACACCACACGGTCTACAGTTACACCCTGACCGCTGAGCACATTGAAGATTTTGCAGCCATTGCAGGTGTGGAACTGGTGGTCATCGACGAGGACACCCGACTGCGTGACCTGAAACGGGAACTCAAGTTCTCTGACCTGTATTACGCACTCGGGCAGGGCCTCAGGGTCTGA